The stretch of DNA AGTATTTTCAAGAGTTTTAGCAATTGCAGTATGCTGCAAAAATCAAAAAATACTGCAACCATACTGCAACCAGAAAAAATTTTATTTCGCAGGTTGTATTTTAGCAGCCTGCATTTTTATTTGCTACATAGTTTGGTAAACGGAAAATTCCGTTTGCTAGGTTCCTTTATTGAAAGCAGATATTAGGATAGCTTTAAAATTGATTATAGACTTGAATCGCAACGATAATAGCAGTTGTAGTTATAGGGTGAATTGATTAGGCAATAGGTTTATACCTTCGACCAGAAGTGGGCGAAAAAATAAAGGGGTAGGCAAATTACCTATCCCTTTATTACTTAGCTATTTTCAAACGAGCAATTTCATTCCAATTCTTAGAAGTTACAAGCTCAACTGCCGATAAATCTTCTTTAATTTCGCTAACTTCACTTGAAATATTATCAAGTTTAGTATTAACGTCCGTTTTAAATTCAGTAAGGTCAGCAACTTGATTAAATACAGAATCTAATTTCCCTTCAATTTTTTCAAGTTTATTGTTAATAGGTTCAAGTTTCTTATCAAGTAATTCTTCAAATGCTGCTAATAAACTTTGATTATCCATATATAAACACCTCCGGAAGTGATAATATAATTATATCATAGCCAAGTAAGTTAAAAAATAATCACTTAGATTTTTTATTTGATTTATCCAATTCAAATAAATGATTTATTTTCAATGCTGCGGCTTTTTTAACCTCAGGCATAACGTGGGAATATATATTCAAAGTTGTTGTAATATCATTATGACCTAATATTTCTTGAACGACCTTTGGATGCTCATTTGCTTCAAGCAGCCTTGTAGCGTAAGTATGTCGTAGAGCATGGAAATTAATATCAATATTAGCCTTTTCACAAATACGATAAAATGTCCTCATTAAATTCCTTGTTTCAATAGGTTTTCCAAGTTCAGTTGCAAATACAAGGTTATTATCTTCATAAACTTCACCAGCTTTTAACTTTTCTTCAAGTTGCCTTTTCCTATGATTTTTTAATTCCTCTAATACTGCAGGTGGCAGCGGTATAATTCTATTGCCTGCATTGGTCTTAGGTTCTTGAAATATAACTATTGTTTTCTTCTTTATGTTTGAATCAAAGTTTTTAACTCTTTTCAATGACCTTTTAACTGTAATAGTCCCTTCTTTAAAGTTTACATTATCCCATGTAAGAGCTAACAACTCACCTTGTCGCATACCGGTAGCAAGTGCTATAATAAATATTGATTTTAAACGCTCACCTTCAAGAGAATTTAAAAATCTTTGTTGTTCCTCAAGTGTTAAAACTTTAATATCCTTTTTTCTTTGTTTAGGAAGTATAGTTGCTTCGGAAATGTTTCGAGCAACTATATTATTTTTTGCTGCCTGCTTTAATGCACCATGTAAGACAGTATGAATATATTTAACA from Caloramator mitchellensis encodes:
- a CDS encoding tyrosine-type recombinase/integrase — translated: MPKKRGNNEGTIYKRPNGTWCGQITLGRSEDGKLKRQSFYGKTRQEVAEKINKAINSFAAGVLVEPSQLTLSNWLNTWLFEYKKSNLRPSTLQSYEYLIRYHINPALGHYKLKELRSEHLQMLYNDKLKEGLSPRTVKYIHTVLHGALKQAAKNNIVARNISEATILPKQRKKDIKVLTLEEQQRFLNSLEGERLKSIFIIALATGMRQGELLALTWDNVNFKEGTITVKRSLKRVKNFDSNIKKKTIVIFQEPKTNAGNRIIPLPPAVLEELKNHRKRQLEEKLKAGEVYEDNNLVFATELGKPIETRNLMRTFYRICEKANIDINFHALRHTYATRLLEANEHPKVVQEILGHNDITTTLNIYSHVMPEVKKAAALKINHLFELDKSNKKSK